Proteins encoded by one window of Esox lucius isolate fEsoLuc1 chromosome 4, fEsoLuc1.pri, whole genome shotgun sequence:
- the zgc:152774 gene encoding MORC family CW-type zinc finger protein 3: MARLSEHGIRLSSMSPSFLNSNSTSHTWPFSAVAELIDNASDPGVTAKQIWIDVVEEQKQLCLAFTDNGSGMTPGKLHKMLSFGFTEKGSGKGSHQAIGVYGNGFKSGSMRLGRDALIFTKNGGCSTVGMLSQSYLQAIKAQAVIVPIVPFNQQTKVLVVTEDSEASLKAILTHSLIHTQEDLLKHFDSIPSKKGTKILIWNIRRTKDGKPELDFETDEFDIRMPEIHSEETKKEKGKRRSFPGPQRTDQNIPEMDYSLRAYLSILYLKPRTQIILRQKKVQTKLVAKSLSHIENDVYKPHFNKDRVKVTFGFNRKNKDHYGIMMYHKNRLIKSYEKVGYQIKSSGQRAGVGVIGVIECNFLKPAHNKQDFEYTKEYRLTLSSLGLKLNDYWNEMMEKRAREREFQAAQKLTEEEDSDEEEEEKEESPVWLQCEDCLKWRRVPGGHYNSVPEHWTCTQNPNTMLRSCSLPEEAEESEEELTPSYQKKANKKDQGKRRGRPRKHQVLPQGLSEPVLLRPLPRGTPLPPPPQEETEDNQMDKTVVSVVASSEDDDSMAVPKTGSSKRKSRWPPRDMDKRPHPWAEPNPFADEIQELQPPGKEVNEPQILTGPTDLTKAEKLLPGINRVCPSQPSSSMAWPPSLPSAQTVVVSPLSRPEGPLTRALTLEGTGSDKRTMVHRLAGLEKETQRLRRILGSDAPPATQDAGVMTESASVDRVTGGPETSFAAIASKLDLKECENSAPPGGSMVPGLIVEGVQTQKEQSELVRLRREKTDSQSRLRQTESPVTRDQSSRILQENLQRIRGNVVALLSAILPHLDLQGISLDTPDVDSILQQIIDANSLSLL; this comes from the exons atggcGAGGCTAAGTGAGCATGGGATTCGTCTCAGTTCC ATGAGTCCATCCTTCCTGAATAGCAATTCAACAAGTCATACGTGGCCATTCAGTGCAGTTGCAGAATTAATAG ATAATGCATCAGACCCAGGAGTGACAGCCAAGCAGATCTGGATAGATGTGGTCGAGGAACAGAAGCAGCTCTGTCTGGCCTTCACAGACAATGGTAGTGGCATGACTCCCGGCAAACTGCATAAGATGCTAAG TTTTGGCTTCACAGAGAAAGGTTCTGGTAAGGGCAGCCACCAGGCAATCGGTGTCTATGGAAACGGCTTTAAGTCTGGGTCCATGCGTCTGGGTCGTGACGCTCTCATCTTCACTAAAAATGGCGGCTGTTCGACCGTTGGTATGCTGTCTCAGAGTTACCTACAGGCCATAAAGGCTCAGGCTGTCATTGTCCCCATAGTGCCCTTCAACCAACAGACTA AGGTTCTGGTAGTGACTGAGGATTCTGAGGCCAGTTTGAAGGCCATACTTACCCACTCCCTGATCCACACCCAGGAAGACCTGCTGAAGCACTTTGACTCCATCCCTTCCAAGAAGGGCACTAAGATCCTCATATGGAACATACGCAG AACCAAAGATGGGAAGCCAGAACTGGATTTTGAGACAGATGAATTTGACATCCGGATGCCAGAAATCCACTCAGAAGAGACCAAGAAAGAGAAAGGCAAAAGGCGGAGCTTTCCAGGACCACAAAGGACAGACCAGAACATACCAGAGATGGACTACTCTCTGAGG GCTTACCTCAGCATCCTGTACCTAAAGCCTCGTACTCAGATCATCCTGAGACAGAAGAAGGTTCAGACAAAGCTAGTCGCCAAGAGCCTGTCACATATTGAGAATGACGTTTATAAGCCACACTTCAAT AAAGACCGGGTTAAGGTCACCTTTGGGTTTAACCGTAAGAACAAGGACCACTATGGCATCATGATGTACCATAAGAACCGCCTCATCAAATCCTATGAGAAGGTTGGATACCAGATCAAG TCATCAGGTCAGAGGGCAGGTGTTGGGGTCATTGGGGTTATCGAGTGCAATTTCCTAAAGCCAGCACACAACAAGCAAGACTTTGAGTACACAAAGGAGTACAG GCTGACCCTCTCTTCACTGGGCCTGAAACTCAATGACTATTGGAATGAGATGATGGAGAAAAgggcgagagaaagagaattcCAGGCTGCACAGAAGTTGACTGAAGAGGAAGATTCtgacgaggaggaggaagagaaagagga gagTCCAGTTTGGCTGCAGTGTGAGGATTGTCTGAAGTGGAGGCGTGTCCCAGGAGGCCACTACAACTCTGTCCCAGAACACTGGACCTGCACCCAGAACCCTAACACCATGCTCAG GAGCTGCTCCTTGCCggaggaagcagaggagagTGAGGAGGAGTTAACACCAAGCTACCAGAAGAAAGCAAACAAGAA GGACCAAGGAAAAAGACGAGGCCGTCCACGGAAGCACCAAGTCCTTCCCCAAGGCCTTTCTGAGCCAGTCCTCCTCCGCCCTCTACCCCGTGGTACCCCCCTCCCTCCGCCCCCACAGGAGGAGACGGAGGACAACCAGATGGACAAGACAGTAGTTTCAGTGGTGGCCTCATCAGAGGATGACGACAGCATGGCAGTGCCCAAGACAGG GAGCAGCAAACGTAAATCAAGATGGCCGCCAAGGGACATGGATAAGAGACCCCATCCATGGGCGGAGCCAAACCCGTTTGCTGATGAGATCCAAGAGTTGCAGCCACCTGGAAAAGAGGTCAACGAACCACAGATACTGACTGGGCCGACAGACCTGACCAAGGCTGAGAAGTTATTGCCAGGGATCAACAGAGTATGTCCTTCCCAGCCCAGCTCCAGCATGGCCTGGCCTCCGTCCCTCCCATCGGCCCAAACAGTGGTGGTGTCCCCACTGAGTCGTCCAGAAGGCCCTTTGACCCGGGCTCTGACACTGGAGGGGACTGGGTCGGACAAAAGAACAATGGTCCACAGGCTGGCCGGGCTGGAGAAGGAGACTCAGAGACTGAGGAGAATACTGGGGTCGGACGCACCCCCAGCAACTCAGGACGCTGGGGTCATGACAGAGAGTGCTTCTGTGGATAGGGTCACTGGTGGGCCAGAGACATCATTCGCAGCCATTGCATCTAAACTGGACCTAAAGGAG TGTGAGAACTCTGCACCTCCTGGTGGCTCAATGGTTCCTGGACTGATTGTGGAGGGTGTCCAGACCCAGAAAGAACAGTCTGAGCTGGTCAGGCTGAGGAGGGAGAAGACTGACTCCCAGAGCAGGCTGAGGCAAACTGAGAGTCCAGTGACTAGGGACCAGAGCTCCCG AATTCTGCAGGAGAACCTCCAAAGGATCCGTGGGAACGTGGTGGCTCTGCTCTCTGCCATCCTGCCTCACCTGGACCTACAGGGCATAAGTCTGGACACACCAGATGTTGACAGCATCCTCCAGCAGATAATAGACGCCAACTCACTGTCTCTACTCTAA